One stretch of Pandoraea oxalativorans DNA includes these proteins:
- a CDS encoding NADP-dependent malic enzyme — translation MPTPIDPKLREAALEYHEFPTPGKIAIAPTKQLLNQRDLALAYSPGVAAACEEIVVDPLNASRYTARGNLVGVITNGTAVLGLGDIGPLASKPVMEGKGVLFKKFANIDVFDIEIAEKDPEKLVDIIAALEPTFGAINLEDIKAPECFIVERKLRERMKIPVFHDDQHGTAIVVAAALINGLKVVNKDLASVKVVTSGAGAAALACLDLLVDMGLPIENIWVTDLAGVVYEGRTELMDPEKIRFSQKTEARGLADVIGGADVFLGLSAAGVLKPEMVKTMADKPLIFALANPNPEITPELAKEVRPDCVMATGRTDYPNQVNNVLCFPFIFRGAIDVGATTITRSMEIAAVNALAELARQEQSDIVASAYGIKNLSFGPEYLIPKPFDPRLLVKVATAVAEAAMAAGVATRPLADIDAYSQSLQQFVYHSGGLMKPLFSVARSVPADKKRIAFAEGEEERVLRAVQVLVDERVATPVLVGRPAVIEHRIQQYGLRLTPGVDFTVVNPEHDERYRDYWETYHRLTNRKGVTASYARVEMRRRTTLIAAMLVSKGEADGMICGTVSTPGRHLHFIDRVIGKREGGNVYGAMNALVLPNRQLFLVDTHINQDPTAEQLAEITLMAADEIRRFGIQPKVALLSHSNFGTSDAICARKMRETLEILQERAPELEVDGEMHGDCALDPELRARIMPDSTLTGAANLLVMPNIDAANIAYNLLKTAAGNNVAIGPILLGAAKPVHILTESATVRRIINMVALVVADAAAQQQGR, via the coding sequence ATGCCCACGCCGATCGATCCGAAACTGCGCGAAGCTGCGCTCGAGTATCACGAATTCCCCACCCCCGGCAAAATCGCTATCGCGCCGACCAAGCAGTTGTTGAACCAGCGCGATCTGGCGCTGGCGTACTCGCCGGGCGTCGCGGCGGCGTGTGAGGAAATCGTCGTAGATCCGCTCAATGCTTCGCGCTACACGGCGCGCGGCAATCTGGTCGGCGTGATTACGAACGGCACCGCCGTGCTCGGCCTTGGCGATATCGGGCCGCTGGCGTCGAAGCCGGTGATGGAAGGCAAGGGCGTGCTGTTCAAGAAGTTCGCCAATATCGATGTGTTCGACATCGAGATCGCGGAGAAGGACCCGGAGAAGCTGGTCGACATCATCGCGGCGCTCGAACCGACGTTTGGCGCGATCAACCTCGAGGACATCAAGGCCCCCGAATGCTTCATCGTGGAACGCAAGTTGCGCGAGCGCATGAAGATTCCGGTCTTCCACGACGATCAGCACGGCACGGCCATCGTGGTGGCGGCGGCGCTTATTAACGGGTTGAAGGTCGTTAACAAGGACCTGGCATCGGTCAAGGTCGTGACGTCGGGCGCAGGTGCGGCAGCACTCGCCTGTCTGGATCTGCTCGTGGACATGGGGCTGCCCATCGAGAATATCTGGGTGACGGATCTGGCCGGGGTCGTGTACGAGGGGCGTACCGAACTGATGGACCCCGAGAAGATTCGCTTCTCGCAGAAGACGGAAGCCCGCGGTCTGGCCGACGTGATCGGCGGTGCCGACGTGTTCCTTGGGTTGTCGGCCGCCGGTGTGCTGAAGCCGGAAATGGTGAAGACGATGGCGGATAAGCCGCTGATCTTCGCGCTGGCCAACCCGAATCCGGAAATCACGCCGGAACTGGCGAAGGAAGTGCGTCCGGATTGCGTGATGGCGACGGGACGCACGGACTATCCGAACCAGGTCAACAATGTGCTGTGCTTCCCGTTCATTTTCCGTGGCGCGATCGACGTCGGTGCGACGACGATCACGCGTTCGATGGAAATCGCGGCCGTGAACGCGCTCGCCGAGTTGGCGCGTCAGGAGCAGAGCGATATCGTGGCTTCGGCGTACGGCATCAAGAACCTGTCGTTCGGCCCGGAATACCTGATTCCGAAGCCTTTCGATCCTCGTCTGTTGGTGAAGGTCGCCACCGCCGTGGCCGAAGCCGCGATGGCGGCCGGCGTGGCAACGCGCCCGTTGGCGGACATCGACGCCTATTCGCAGTCGCTTCAGCAGTTCGTGTATCACAGTGGCGGTCTGATGAAGCCGCTATTCTCGGTGGCGCGTAGCGTGCCGGCCGATAAGAAGCGCATCGCCTTCGCCGAGGGTGAAGAGGAACGTGTGCTGCGCGCCGTGCAAGTGCTCGTGGACGAGCGCGTCGCAACGCCAGTGCTCGTGGGTCGCCCGGCCGTGATCGAGCATCGCATACAGCAATATGGTCTGCGCCTCACGCCTGGCGTCGACTTCACCGTGGTCAACCCGGAACACGACGAGCGCTATCGCGATTACTGGGAAACGTATCACCGTCTGACGAATCGCAAGGGCGTCACGGCGTCCTACGCGCGCGTGGAAATGCGCCGCCGCACGACGCTGATCGCGGCCATGCTGGTGAGCAAGGGCGAAGCGGATGGCATGATCTGCGGCACGGTCTCGACGCCGGGACGTCATTTGCACTTTATCGACCGTGTCATCGGCAAGCGTGAAGGCGGCAACGTCTATGGCGCAATGAACGCGCTGGTTCTGCCGAATCGTCAGCTCTTCCTGGTCGACACCCACATCAATCAGGACCCGACGGCGGAGCAACTAGCCGAAATCACGCTGATGGCTGCGGACGAGATTCGTCGCTTCGGTATCCAGCCGAAGGTCGCGCTCCTGTCGCATTCGAACTTTGGTACGAGCGATGCGATTTGCGCCCGCAAGATGCGCGAAACGCTGGAGATCCTGCAGGAGCGTGCGCCAGAATTGGAGGTTGACGGCGAAATGCACGGTGATTGTGCATTGGACCCGGAGTTGCGCGCGCGCATCATGCCGGATTCGACCCTGACCGGCGCGGCCAACTTGCTGGTAATGCCGAATATCGACGCCGCCAACATTGCCTACAACCTGCTCAAGACCGCTGCCGGTAACAACGTGGCGATCGGGCCGATTCTGCTGGGTGCGGCAAAGCCGGTGCACATTCTGACCGAATCGGCGACGGTGCGTCGCATTATCAATATGGTGGCGCTGGTCGTGGCCGACGCAGCCGCGCAACAACAGGGACGGTGA
- the thiL gene encoding thiamine-phosphate kinase yields MTSHPTSSSLSEFSLIDRFFAGATHQGEHVTLGIGDDCALVRAPAGEQLAISTDMLVEGRHFFADVDPRALGHKTLAVNLSDLAAMGARPLGFTLALALPDSDPAWLGPFAEGLAELADRYACPLVGGDTTRGPRNLCVTVFGSVPGAQALRRDAAQPGDDIWVSGTLGDARLALGALRGEWSLQESELALVRRAMDWPEPQVKLGLALRGVARAALDISDGLIGDLGHILERSSMRASIDVDALPRSDLLGTQSSDIQRLCTLAGGDDYQLCFCADVTQRGRIDVIGDELGIRVTRIGTIALPDARRTMLHLHDNTGASVAADFKSFDHFQ; encoded by the coding sequence ATGACCTCACATCCCACCTCGTCGTCGCTGTCCGAGTTTTCGCTGATCGACCGCTTCTTTGCGGGAGCAACGCACCAGGGCGAGCATGTGACGCTCGGTATCGGCGACGATTGCGCTCTGGTGCGTGCGCCGGCGGGTGAACAACTGGCGATCTCGACCGACATGCTCGTGGAAGGCCGCCATTTCTTTGCGGATGTCGATCCCCGTGCGCTCGGCCACAAGACGCTCGCCGTGAACCTTTCGGATCTGGCCGCGATGGGCGCACGACCGCTGGGGTTCACGCTGGCGCTTGCGTTGCCCGACAGCGATCCGGCGTGGCTCGGTCCGTTTGCGGAGGGCCTCGCCGAACTCGCGGACCGTTACGCTTGCCCGCTCGTCGGCGGCGACACGACACGCGGCCCGCGCAATCTCTGCGTGACGGTCTTTGGCAGCGTGCCCGGCGCACAGGCGCTACGTCGGGATGCGGCGCAACCGGGGGACGACATCTGGGTCTCCGGCACGCTTGGCGATGCGCGCCTCGCGCTCGGCGCGCTGCGCGGCGAATGGTCGTTGCAGGAGAGTGAACTCGCGCTCGTGCGCCGGGCGATGGATTGGCCGGAACCGCAAGTGAAGCTCGGGCTGGCATTGCGCGGTGTGGCGCGCGCTGCGCTGGATATCTCGGACGGCCTGATCGGCGACCTCGGGCATATTCTCGAACGATCCTCGATGCGCGCGAGCATCGATGTCGATGCGCTGCCACGCTCGGATTTGCTCGGCACGCAGTCCTCAGACATTCAGCGGCTTTGCACGCTCGCCGGAGGCGACGACTACCAGCTTTGTTTCTGCGCCGATGTCACACAACGCGGGCGAATCGACGTGATCGGCGACGAACTCGGGATACGTGTCACTCGTATCGGTACAATAGCGCTTCCCGACGCGCGCCGAACGATGCTGCATCTCCATGACAATACGGGCGCAAGCGTCGCTGCCGATTTCAAAAGTTTCGACCATTTCCAATGA
- a CDS encoding phosphatidylglycerophosphatase A family protein, with product MSTDQPAAVNPGSGPRRPNSRFLLSHPVHLFSLGFGTGLSSFAPGTVGTLFGWASYLVLNLYLTVTGWAVLIAAAIIGGIWICGFTARKLGVQDPSAVVWDEIVAFWIVLLLITPASFVGQLVAFVLFRFFDAVKPPPISYFDRTVKGGLGIMLDDLVAAFCTLLVIALWRSI from the coding sequence ATGAGCACTGATCAACCGGCCGCCGTCAATCCGGGCAGCGGCCCGCGCCGGCCGAACTCGCGTTTCCTGCTGTCGCACCCCGTCCATCTGTTTTCGCTCGGCTTCGGCACGGGCTTGTCGTCGTTCGCACCAGGCACGGTGGGAACGCTTTTCGGCTGGGCCTCATATCTGGTGCTGAACCTGTATCTGACGGTGACGGGCTGGGCGGTGCTGATCGCCGCCGCCATCATCGGCGGCATCTGGATCTGCGGCTTTACCGCACGCAAGCTTGGCGTGCAGGACCCGAGCGCTGTCGTGTGGGACGAGATCGTCGCGTTCTGGATCGTGTTGCTGCTCATCACGCCCGCGAGCTTCGTCGGTCAATTAGTCGCGTTCGTGCTGTTCCGCTTCTTCGATGCGGTCAAACCGCCGCCGATCAGCTACTTCGACCGGACCGTCAAGGGCGGTCTCGGCATCATGCTGGACGATCTGGTCGCCGCATTCTGCACGTTGCTCGTCATTGCGCTCTGGCGCTCGATCTGA
- a CDS encoding CinA family protein gives MVSEQNLLAQLSVKVGNRLRDERLLLATAESCTGGLVAAAITDISGSSNWFERGFVTYSNQAKSEMIGVPPELIDKHGAVSEPVARAMAEGALLNSRAQISLSITGVAGPGGGTADKPVGMVCFGWSNRVTTIVETKHFKGDRTQVRSQAAQYALRGVIELLDKGEA, from the coding sequence GTGGTTTCCGAACAAAATCTTCTGGCCCAATTGTCGGTGAAAGTCGGCAACCGTCTGCGCGATGAGCGCCTGCTGCTGGCAACGGCCGAATCGTGCACCGGCGGCCTCGTCGCTGCGGCCATCACCGACATCTCCGGGAGCAGCAACTGGTTCGAGCGCGGCTTCGTGACGTACTCGAATCAGGCCAAGTCCGAGATGATCGGCGTGCCGCCCGAATTGATCGACAAACACGGCGCAGTGAGTGAACCGGTAGCCCGTGCCATGGCCGAAGGGGCGCTGCTCAACAGCCGAGCGCAAATCTCGCTGTCCATCACCGGCGTGGCTGGCCCCGGTGGCGGGACGGCCGACAAGCCGGTCGGCATGGTCTGCTTCGGCTGGAGCAATCGCGTCACCACTATCGTCGAGACGAAGCATTTCAAGGGCGACCGCACGCAGGTGCGCAGTCAGGCGGCGCAATACGCGCTGCGCGGCGTGATCGAGTTGCTCGATAAGGGTGAAGCGTAA